The Acidobacteriota bacterium DNA segment CATCTTCCTGGCCGGGTGGATTGCTTTCCAACCGGGAGTTTTGCTGGCTCAGTCACTCGGTGATTTGCACCAGGAACCACAATTAACCGAGCTTGAAAAAAAGCTACTGGCTGTTCCATCCCCTGAACGGGCGCGAACAACATTGCGTGCCTACACGGCAAAACCCCATCTGGCCGGCACACCCGAAGACTACGAAACCGCGCGATTTACCCAGGAAGAATTTCGCAAAGCCGGATTGCAGGCCGAACTGGTTGAATATGAAGCCTGGATGCCCTATCCGAAATCCCGTCTGGTCGAAATTGTGGCACCGGTAAAATTCACGGCCTCTTTAACCGAGCCGGTTCAGGTGGAAGACCTGGATTCCCAAACCCCTCGCTCCGTGCCGACTTATTCGGCCTATTCACCCTCGGGCGATGTCACCGCTGAAGTCGTGTATGCCAATTATGGATTGCCCCAGGATTTTGCTGCCCTGCAACGGTTGGGTGTTGATGTCAAAGGGAAAATCATTCTGGTTCGCTATGGTGCGGCGTATCGTGGCGTAAAAGCCAAAGTGGCTGAAGAACACGGCGCCGCTGGGGTTTTGATTTTCTCAGATCCCAAAGATGATGGCTTTGTCCGCGGAGAAACCTTTCCAAATGGTCCTTTCCGTCCGGATACCTGTGTTCAACGGGGCAGCATTAATTACATTTTCAACTATCCGGGTGACCCGTTGACGCCTGGTGTTGCTGCCACAAAGAATGCAACACGCATCAAGCCTGCCGAAGCAAAGAACCTGCCGCGAATTCCAGTTCAGCCACTTTCTTATCGGGATGCACTCCCAATTTTAGAGAATCTGGGTGGTCAGGCGGTTCCTGAAGGGTGGCAGGGAGGACTTCCGATTCCATATCGAACTGGCCCTGGCCCAACCAAAGTCCATCTCAAACTCCAGATGGAGTACAAGTCGCGCAAAATCTGGAATGTGATTGGCACGATTGCGGGGAAAAGCCAGCCGGACGAATGGGTATTGCTCGGGAATCACCGGGATGCCTGGGTGTATGGTGCGGTTGATCCCTCAAGTGGTTCGACCGCCCTGCTTGAAGTTGCCCGATCTTTTGGGGAACTGCTCAAACAAGGCTGGCAACCTCACCGGACACTCAAGCTGTGTAGCTGGGATGGCGAAGAATTTGGCTTGATAGGTTCGACCGAATGGGCGGAAGACAATGCAGCGGTGCTCAAAGAGAAAGCGATTGCTTATTTGAATGTTGATGTGGCGGTGTGCGGGGGAAATTTTGGAAGTAGCGCCGTCCCAAGTCTTTGGCCGCTGTTGCGAGGTGCATCGCGGGTTGTTCTTGATGCCGACGGCAAGCAAACCCTGCACGGAAGCTGGATTGCCCGCAATCCTGACGCAATTGAAATTGGAATTGGGCAGTTGGGTGGTGGGTCAGATTTTGTGCCATTCCTCAACCATCTTGGGATTCCAGCGGCTGATATGGGGATGGGCGGGCCATATGGCGTCTATCATTCGACCTATGACAGTTT contains these protein-coding regions:
- a CDS encoding M28 family metallopeptidase, which encodes MPRFSKKWLVRGFLIFLAGWIAFQPGVLLAQSLGDLHQEPQLTELEKKLLAVPSPERARTTLRAYTAKPHLAGTPEDYETARFTQEEFRKAGLQAELVEYEAWMPYPKSRLVEIVAPVKFTASLTEPVQVEDLDSQTPRSVPTYSAYSPSGDVTAEVVYANYGLPQDFAALQRLGVDVKGKIILVRYGAAYRGVKAKVAEEHGAAGVLIFSDPKDDGFVRGETFPNGPFRPDTCVQRGSINYIFNYPGDPLTPGVAATKNATRIKPAEAKNLPRIPVQPLSYRDALPILENLGGQAVPEGWQGGLPIPYRTGPGPTKVHLKLQMEYKSRKIWNVIGTIAGKSQPDEWVLLGNHRDAWVYGAVDPSSGSTALLEVARSFGELLKQGWQPHRTLKLCSWDGEEFGLIGSTEWAEDNAAVLKEKAIAYLNVDVAVCGGNFGSSAVPSLWPLLRGASRVVLDADGKQTLHGSWIARNPDAIEIGIGQLGGGSDFVPFLNHLGIPAADMGMGGPYGVYHSTYDSFFWMEKFGDPGFTRHATMARMWSLVAYRLADSPAIQLNLSEYAHELLRLCFDLEKSLKETPGKPEFTQLNLAATQLVLKAEAFERSGDTPTTLAVRNRVRRQFERALTDEKGLPGRPWFRHLVYSPGVYSGYGAEVFSGIRHALNQKRPEEARQAVDQLAAALNRAIEVLK